The Deltaproteobacteria bacterium genome contains the following window.
GTTAATAGAATTAATCCTTCGGCATCAAAATCTAATCTACCAACTGGGTACAATCGTGGCAGTTCACCCTCAAAGCGCCGTTCGCCTTTAGCGCGGCTTCTTTCAAGCACGCGCATAATCGTTGGGCGGCCTTCAGGATCACGTACCGTGCTAACCACATGTGTTGGTTTATGCATAGCAATTGTCAGCTTTGGTTCTGATTTAAGGCGACCATGACCTTCTACTTCAATTGTGTCATTTACTGGGTCAGCCTTGGCCCCTAAAGTACGAATCACTTGACCGTTAACCCTTACCCGACCATCTATGATATAATTCTCGGCCGCTCGTCGCGAAGCTATGCCCGCGTTAGCGATTATCTTCTGCAATCGAATTTGTTTCATGGCTTTTAGTGTAAACCAATCTCTCTTAATTTTGTGCGTTTTTATTATCAGTATTATTATTTGTTACTGCTATTTCGTTGCTTATGGTTTCTTGTTCAATCTGAATACCTTGCGATGCTAAGGCATCACGCGTTGTAGCCTCTGTAGTAGTAAGCTGTGACATTGCTTGGTCAAGCAATTCAACATCAGGACCTGCATCAAAGCCCAACTTCTTTGCTTGTTGACTAAGTTTTTCAATACTTTGATGCTTTTCATCAAAATCACGCAACTCTTCTGTCGATTCTGGGTTAAGCTCATGAAATTCACGTAGACTTGGCAGTTGAGCAAGATTGTTTAAGTTAAAAAAGCTTAAAAATTCTCGCGTGGTCGCATAAAGCATAGGTCTACCTGGTTCATCTTTTTTGCCAACAATGCGAATAAGATTGCGTTCAAGCAATAAACGCATAGTACCGCCACAATCTACACCACGAATATCATCTATTTCTGGCTTGGTAACCGGTTGGCGATAGGCTATTACCGCTAAAGTTTCAAGCGCCGCTTGCGACAAACGCAAAGGTTTTTCTTCACACATTGCGCGCAATACATATGAATAGCGAGTATTTGAACGATAGGTTAGACCATCAGCGACCTGTACTAATACAAAGCCTCGTTTATCATCACTTTGGTTAGTTTCTGCAATTAATATATCGTATATACTCTTTAATTCGCTAATTAGTTCTTCTTGTATCTCTTTGGTTTCTTCACACCAAAGTCTTAAAAATATTTTCTTAAGGGTATTAAGTGTTACTGGTTCAGCAGAAGCAAAAACAATCGCTTCAATAGCATGTCGTATTTCGTGGCTATCCATATTTATAACCGCCTCTCGTTTTCATCTTTGGGCGTTTTTTTATCAAAACTAGCATCTAAACCTTCAAGTTTAGCATTTGCTTGCAGAGCAGTAGAAAAACGTGCTTCAAGATAAATACCGCCTTCATTTGATTGATAAATACGTAGCAGTTGCAATTTTACCATTTCTAAAATAGCTAAAAAACTTACGACAATATCAATACGCATTGCCAAATCGGCTAACAGTTCTTCAAAGGGTATTGACTGACGCTCAATGAAAACTTCAATAAAAGCACGTACTCGTTGACGTACTGATACTGCTTCAAGAACAACCTGATGACGTAATTCAGGTTTTTGTCTTTTAAGCACCGCATCGAAAGCTTCAATAAGGGCAAATAAACCTACCTCTGCTAATGGCTGAAGTTCAGTTGATTTAGGGATATTTTCAGGATTGCGGTTAAAGGTATCACGCCCTACACGTGTTAAACCTGCTAATTGCCCCGCCGCATCTTTATATTTTTGATATTCAAGTAAACGCCTTACCAAATCTGCGCGTGGGTCAGTTTCTTCTTCGTCATCTACTTCAACCGGCTTAGGTAATAAAAGTTTAGATTTTATGTATAATAATTCAGCAGATACAGCTAAAAACTCAGCAGCCACATCAATATTTAATTCTTCCATAGTATGTAAGCAATCAAGATAGCGCTCACATATAAAGGCTATAGGAATATCAAAAATATCAAGAGCATGCTTGCGGATAAGGAATAGAAGCAAGTCAAGTGGACCTTCAAATCCATTAACATCTATTTGATATAACTCATGGTCACTTTCAGCTGCTGGGACGTAATCATTTGGAATAACTAGTGGTGGGCGTTCGGCTTTACGAGCTTCTTCGGCTGCTTTGGCCTCTGCCTCGGCAATACGAGCGGCTTCTTCTTTTGCAACTCGTTCAGCCTCTAGCCGTTCAGCTTCTTGTTGAGCAAGTCGTTCAGCTTGTTCTTGGGCGGCTTGGGCTTCGGCTTTGGCGATTCTTTCAGCTTCTTGTTGGGCTAGACGTTCGTCTTCTACTCGTTTTATTTCTTCTTGGGCTAATCGCTCAGCCTCTGCCCGATCAGCTTCTTCTTGGGCAATGCGAGCTTGTTCTTGAGCAATTCGCGCTGCTTCGAGATCAGCTAAATGCTGATCCCTCTCTTGTGAAGCTTTGGATATAATTGTCGGTTCATTGGGAATTGGCGCATCATTTGTTAAATGATTTGGTGCTGTTAAACGCAAACGCACTTCAGCTTGACGGCTCGAAGTGATCTTCGTCCACCAACGACGCACTGAATGAGTTACGCGCGCAAATAATGCACCAATGCGCTTTTTCACAGACCCATTGCCTCCCGAACTTCAATCATGGTTTTTTGAGCTTCTGCTCTGGCAACGGCATTTCCTTGTGCAATTGCGTCATCTAAATCACTTGATGCAAGGATAAGTTGTCGTTTTTCACGAATTGGCTCAAGAAATATTTCTAGTTTTTCGAGTAGTTGTTTTTTGCAATCAACACATCCTATTGCGGCAGTACGACATCCTGTTTCAATTTCTTTAAGAGACAATTCATCCTGAAAAATAGTCTGATATGAATAGATATTGCATATTTCAGGATTACCAGGATCAGTGCGTTTGATTCGTGCAGGGTCTGTTGGCGCTGGCATAACCTTTTTCTTAATTTCTTCTTTACTATCAGAAAGGTACACGGCATTGTTATAGGACTTTGACATCTTTCTGCCATCTAGTCCAACAAGCCTTCGTGTCTTAGCTAGCAATGATTGGGGCTCAGGAAATACAGGTTTATAATAACTATTAAATCGCCGTACTATTTTACGTGATAGCTCAACATGAGCTACCTGGTCCTCGCCAACTGGAACATGAGTTGCTTTATAAATAACAATATCAGCCGTCTGTAGTAGCGGATATCCTAAAAAACCAATCGTTGAGAGATCACGGTCACTTAATTCTTGTCGCATTTCTTTATATGACGGCACCCGTTCAAGCCACGGAATTGGAGTCAACATTCCTAACAAGGTCGATAATTCACCATGTTCAGGTACTGCAGCTTGCGTAAAAAGAGTGGATTTTTTTGGATCAATACCAACTGCAATCCAATCAGCAAACATCTCACGACGAAAACGTAAAAATTGAGAAGTATCATTATACCCAGTAGTAAGCGCATGCCAGTCAGCTGACATAAAAAAGCAATGATATTCACCACTGTTTTGTAGGCGAACCCAGTTTTCTAAGGCACCAAAATAATGCCCAAGATGAAGCGGACCAGTAGGTCTGTTTCCTGATAGAACTCGTGCTGGATTTGCCATAATAAGCTACCTTTTGATCGCAAAACAACGAAACGTCAATTAGGGGGTGTCCCTAAATAAATTACTTTAACTAAGACCTACAATTGCCTTTAATCCTGTAAATATTAGCTCGACAGGACGAGCTAATATTCGACCAGCAAAAACAATTATCAAAATAAGACCAATCCAACCAAAACGACGGCTTATGTTATGAAAACCAGAAGCCCATGCAGATGGTAACAAACCTGCAAGAACTGACTGACCATCTAATGGAGCTACTGGAAGCATATTAAAAACAAACAAAGCAATGTTAATTATGACCATACGAATTAAAAAAGTTGCAATTGCTTCGGGAGTATTGGCGATATAACCTGAATGCACCAAAAAAGATGCTAACGCCAAACATATAATTGCCATTAGCAAGTTTGATATTGGCCCGGCAGCCGCTACAATCATATGCCCCTTCCACATTGAAATTTTGCGCGTGTAACGAGATGGATCAGTAGGAACAGGTTTTGCCCAACCAAAAGCTGGTAGTCCTTGCATTGTTAATAACAACGGCAATACGAGTGTGCCAATTGGATCGATATGTGCAATTGGATTAAGGGTTAAACGACCGTGACGCGTAGCGGTATCATCCCCAAGCTGCTTAGCACTCCAAGCATGAGCAAATTCATGGACAGAAAGTGATAAAATTACGGGTATTAAACCAATTATGGCGACTATAAAAGTATCAAAATTGCCTTGTTCCACAAGAACTCCCAAGAACTCCCAAGACCTAGATGTTGCCGCCGCTTCACTAAATAAGGCAACAGTGTGAAACTTAAGCTAAACAGCATCCGGCTTAGTACGCTGCTATGCATACCGCCGTCAACCGCCGCCATAATATTAGCTATAGTTTAAAAAAAGGCTTAGTTTTTGTAGCCAATTACTAGCCCTTGCCAAGTGGATGGTGCCTATCAACTACTGAACATAAGTCTTTAGTATCAACATGGGTATAAATCTCAGTAGTTGCAATATTGGCGTGCCCTAACATTTCTTGTACCGAACGTAAATCAGCACCACCCTGCAATAAATGCGTAGCAAAAGCATGGCGTAGTTTATGTGGTGACAGTGAACGTGCAATCCCCGCTTGAACTCCCAACCGTCTGATAATTTTAAAAATGGCCATTCGTGATATTGGTAGGCCACGATTGCCTATAAAAATATATTGACTTGGACGCCCTTTTAATAAAGCAGGCCTACCTTGATTTAAATAAGCAGTTAAAGCTGCAATCGCTGGTTTTCCAAGAGGAACCACGCGCTCTTTGCTACCTTTACCAAATGGTCTAACAACCCCAAGAGATAAATGCAGTTCGTCGATTTGTAATTGGCATAGCTCACTAGCACGTAAACCAGATGCATATAGCAACTCCATGGCTGCATGATCACGTAATGCTCGGGGGGTTGTCGTATGTGAAGACTGCTGCATTAAACGATCAGCTTCAGCTCTAGATACAACAATAGGTAATTTACGACGTTGGCGTGGACCAATAAGCAATTTAGTCGGATTTTGTTTTATTTTTTGTGCAACTACTAGAAAATTGAAAAACTGTCGAACAGCAGAAAGTGCTCGCCCCTGACTTGCAGGAGTTAATCCTTGTTTTGATAACCCAGCAAGCCAGCGTGTTAAATGTAAAGTACGCACTGCTTCTGGTTTATTAACCTTTTGATCAGAAAGCGCTGTTCGCAATCCAAAGAGATCTCGTGCATATGCTTCAATCGTCCGTGGCGAAAGATTGCGTTCAACCCGTAGATGTTCAAGATAGCGGTCACAAGATTGTTCCATTGCAGTAAAAAATACGCTTTTATTATATATTTGGCAATTTTTGTTTATTTACTTCAATCTGATAACCTCATGTATAGTTGGTATTTTTTACAATATTAATTTATACCTTTATAAAGTGACTACCTTCAGCAATATCTCATTTGAAGAACAACTTTGGCGTCTTGCACAAGGTTATTTAACCAGTGGCGAGCCGGTATCTTTTTATGATGCTTTTACTTTAATTCGCTTGGCAAGACGAAGCGATAATCTTAGCGAAAAAACACTGCAATATCTAATTTCGGTATTTGATCACGAAACCACTACTAATGGCGGCAAAGGTGTATTAGCAGATTTCTTGCGTGCTTTAACTCAAAGACAAAATAAACAACGAGCCCGAGCTGAACGTATTATCTCCATTCGTGACCATGATACTACCATTCGCACTTTTGTTGGCGCGACATTATACATTTTAGTTAGTGACGCCACCGCAACTGCCGATGACTGGAGCGTAATCTGTCTTGAAGGTCCGGCTCAACTAACTCGCTTATCACCAATTCGCGCTCAAAGTTTAAATGCAGATTTTGAATTATTTTTGGTAAATCAAGGCCAAGTATCTTTAGAGCTTTGTACATTAAAAACCGAACGTAATATTAGAGATAAACGATTAAAATTATTAATAATAGTTGAATCAAAGAATACTTAAATTTCATACTCTACTTTTTAAAGCGCTAAAAATTAAAAAGCATTTCTGATAGAAATTGAATTCGCAACATTTTTATCTTTTACGCTGTATTTAAGGTCGATACTATAGCAATTGCTTTGGTATTGTTGTTCATCAATTATACGTACACCCAAACGAATTACTTGATTGTTATAAATATTACTCATACGAATTACCGGTAATGTGATTGTACCTGAAGTACTATTTGGATCTATAGCGTTATCACGAAAACTCGATAATAAATTTAAAGTAACAGGCGTCTGATCGCCATTTAAGTAGATAGTGGCACTACCGTTTTGAAGATCTCCCTCTTTATCAGAAAAAGATAGAGCTAAAACTATCGCCCAAGGGTCGTCCGGCATTGGATGATCAATTAGCCATATCCTTTCAATTTTTGGAGATGATGGGGTATTAGTTTGACCATCTGCAGGCGGGCAAGCATCCTGGCCACATCCGATCAATATGGATGAGAATAAAATAAAAAAAACAATCAAAGGTTTTTTTAATTGGGCTAAAAAAAATCGTAAATTCATAACATGTTCAACCATTTACCCACGCCCCCTTTACCGCTAGCAATAACAATTAAGTTTTTGATCGAATTTGTCATGTTAATCATTTTAAAAATACTTTGTTTTTAAAAAGATAGTGTTGAGTGTTGAATTCAATGTGCTATCGGCACTAACTACGTTGCCGACATTGATGGGTCAACTAAAGAAACATAATTCTAAATCGAATTACCTAAAAAATTTAAAAAAAAGAGAAAAATTGTGGTTTTAATCGACACGCAAACAAATCTTGACCAAGAATTAAAAGTGGCAAAAAAATTAGCAATAGCCGCTGGTGAAATAATTCTTGAACATTATAGTCAAAAAATATCAGTTCAATTTAAAGATGTGAGTAAATCAGATCCTGTTACTCAAGCTGATAAAGACGCTAATCAACTAATTGTTAATGGGCTAATCGCAGAATTCCCTCATGATGCCATATTAGCAGAAGAATCTCCGCAATCTGATGAACGATATAGTCGGTATAGATTATGGTGTGTTGACCCGCTTGATGGTACGCGAGAATTTATTGAACGTAATGGGCAATTTGCGGTTATGATAGGTCTTGCAATTTACGGCAAAGCCACACTTGGCGTTGTTTATCACCCTACTAGCGCTACATTATATTGGGGAGTTAAAAGCCAAGCTTTTCGACAGCATAAAGATGAACATCCGGTAGCTTTATCTTCAACTAAAAATACAGATCTAAAACAAGCCAGAATAATGGTTTCTCGCTCACATCGCTCACAAAGCGTAAGTCGCGTAATAAAAACACTCGGTATTACAAAAATTGAACCTCATGGCAGCGTGGGTCTAAAAGTAGTACGTATTGCAGAAGGTAGCGCTGATGTTTATTTATCGCTTTCAAATAAAACACAAGAATGGGACGCTTGCGCATCAGAAGCAATCATTACTGCTGCTGGTGGATGCATGACTGACGCATTAGGAAAACCATTGTTGTATAATAAAACCGTGCCCAATACTCCGCATGGCATGCTAGCGACAAATTCGCTGTTACATAAACGATGTGTAGACGCAGTTATACCACTTGCACAAGAACGTAATTGGTATAGCGAGTAAAGCAAAACAGTTAGTCGTTATTAGTCTTATTGGCTGGTTTTGCTGATGGCTTTGGTTTTAATTTTGTGGCAGGTTTTGCTTGTGCGTCTTTGGCTTTAGTCTTTTGACTGAGTTCAGTTTTATCGAGTGAAGCTAATTGCCCTTTTGCGTAATTTCCAAATTTACCCCCTTTACGCTGAACTTCAGTAAGTACTTTGCGCGCTTCTTCTCGACGATTTAGAGCCGCCAAAGTAACTCCAAGTAGATAACGCGCCTCATCGATAACCGCAGCGTCATCATTTGATTTTATTATTGTACGCAGAACTGGCTCTGCTTCTTGATAACGTTTTTGACTCCATAAAGCTGCCGCTAAATAATAACGAGCCGCTGAAGCAAAACGACCATCAGGTGCAAGTTTAAGAGAACGTTGATATCCCATAATGGCACTGCTGTGATTGCTTTTGTTTTGGGCGGTACGTGCCAAACGATAAGCGCTTTCGGCTGCCTGATCACGCAAATCACTAACTCGCCTTTCAAGCAATTTTGCCTCAAGAGTAGTAAGCTGCGATAACTCAATATCTTCTAGCAAATCAACCGCTTCTTTTTCTTGTTTATTGTCTAATAAGGTTACTAACTTGACCGCACTTGCTGCAGCTTTTTTGCGAAGATTGCGCTCTTTTTCGATTTCTTTTTCACGTTGTTTGGCATGTGCTAACGCTTTTTCTGCTTTTATTTTTATATCAGTAGTAGCTTTTTGGGTACTTTCAAGTTCACTTTTTAACGAACCAACAAGAGCGCTGTGAATTACGAATGCAGCAATAATAATTGCTGTGGCTACAATAATATGCACGCCAATACTAGCAATGCGAGTTCGTCGTTCAAGTGAATCGAAACGCTTTTGAAAACTTTTAATTTCGATTGAAAGGTTTTTAACCTGATTATCTGTTTTAATCGCTTGATTGCGTGCCTCAATGATTTCGCGGCGTAACTCAATCAATTCTTTGTCGGCATCAACCATAAAATTGCCTCCTGCTTACTTAAATAAAAACCCGACAAGAAAATCAGGTGCTTGTACTAACATTTAGACTCAAAGGTGCCAAACGATAATAATAATTTTTTTTGTTTATCGATATCTAAATCGATTTTAATATACAGGTATCACTATGAACGCAGATTCTGAAGCGACACATTCGACAGCCAATAAACCACGACGTCCGTGGCTTGCGGCGCTGCTAGCTATTGTTTCTCCCGGTCTGGGCCATGTTTACTCAGGTAAACCGTACTTAGGAATTACAATATCTCTAGCTCGTTGGTTCCCTATGTTAATTGTAATGACGCTTGGCACATTGCTTAATTTGGCTAAATGAAAAAGCTGTAGCTTATAAGCCTTGTGAAACACCTCAACTTATTGTGAACGAATCTAAACCAGGCGGTGAACCAATACCGGTTACTGCTAATTGCTACAACGAGACTTTGCCATCAGGCAAAACCTATAAAATACTGAGGTCGGTTGAAACAGAATATGTAGCTACTGACTACGGACCCGAAGTCGTTCCCAAAGGGCATGTATTTGTGCTCGGCGATAACCGTGACAACTCTTGGGATAGTCGCATGTGGGGATTTGTTTCTGTAGAGAACATCATTGGCGAGCCTGCAGTTATTTGGTGGTCTGTGGATCCCGTAGATGGTAACTTCAGATGGAGTCGAATAGGGCAGCGACTTTCCAACGAATACGCCGACACAAGAACAAACAACAACGACACAATATAACCCCTATAGCCCATATTATGAAAGCGCACCTTCGGCGCCATCTGATCCATATTCAGTATCTGTACCGACTCAAAACTCAAAAGATACTGAAGATACCAACGAACAACAAAGCAACAATGAAAGCGAGAACAGTTACCAACCTACTCATTCATATGATTATTATTAGTGCTATTAATAATTA
Protein-coding sequences here:
- a CDS encoding rRNA pseudouridine synthase; this translates as MKQIRLQKIIANAGIASRRAAENYIIDGRVRVNGQVIRTLGAKADPVNDTIEVEGHGRLKSEPKLTIAMHKPTHVVSTVRDPEGRPTIMRVLERSRAKGERRFEGELPRLYPVGRLDFDAEGLILLTNDGELAQVLTHPSFRVPRTYMVKVRGRPDTKALERLQRGVRLKNPDGSLTRPTAQCEARLAKV
- the scpB gene encoding SMC-Scp complex subunit ScpB, with amino-acid sequence MDSHEIRHAIEAIVFASAEPVTLNTLKKIFLRLWCEETKEIQEELISELKSIYDILIAETNQSDDKRGFVLVQVADGLTYRSNTRYSYVLRAMCEEKPLRLSQAALETLAVIAYRQPVTKPEIDDIRGVDCGGTMRLLLERNLIRIVGKKDEPGRPMLYATTREFLSFFNLNNLAQLPSLREFHELNPESTEELRDFDEKHQSIEKLSQQAKKLGFDAGPDVELLDQAMSQLTTTEATTRDALASQGIQIEQETISNEIAVTNNNTDNKNAQN
- a CDS encoding segregation/condensation protein A; this translates as MKKRIGALFARVTHSVRRWWTKITSSRQAEVRLRLTAPNHLTNDAPIPNEPTIISKASQERDQHLADLEAARIAQEQARIAQEEADRAEAERLAQEEIKRVEDERLAQQEAERIAKAEAQAAQEQAERLAQQEAERLEAERVAKEEAARIAEAEAKAAEEARKAERPPLVIPNDYVPAAESDHELYQIDVNGFEGPLDLLLFLIRKHALDIFDIPIAFICERYLDCLHTMEELNIDVAAEFLAVSAELLYIKSKLLLPKPVEVDDEEETDPRADLVRRLLEYQKYKDAAGQLAGLTRVGRDTFNRNPENIPKSTELQPLAEVGLFALIEAFDAVLKRQKPELRHQVVLEAVSVRQRVRAFIEVFIERQSIPFEELLADLAMRIDIVVSFLAILEMVKLQLLRIYQSNEGGIYLEARFSTALQANAKLEGLDASFDKKTPKDENERRL
- the trpS gene encoding tryptophan--tRNA ligase; protein product: MANPARVLSGNRPTGPLHLGHYFGALENWVRLQNSGEYHCFFMSADWHALTTGYNDTSQFLRFRREMFADWIAVGIDPKKSTLFTQAAVPEHGELSTLLGMLTPIPWLERVPSYKEMRQELSDRDLSTIGFLGYPLLQTADIVIYKATHVPVGEDQVAHVELSRKIVRRFNSYYKPVFPEPQSLLAKTRRLVGLDGRKMSKSYNNAVYLSDSKEEIKKKVMPAPTDPARIKRTDPGNPEICNIYSYQTIFQDELSLKEIETGCRTAAIGCVDCKKQLLEKLEIFLEPIREKRQLILASSDLDDAIAQGNAVARAEAQKTMIEVREAMGL
- a CDS encoding site-2 protease family protein codes for the protein MEQGNFDTFIVAIIGLIPVILSLSVHEFAHAWSAKQLGDDTATRHGRLTLNPIAHIDPIGTLVLPLLLTMQGLPAFGWAKPVPTDPSRYTRKISMWKGHMIVAAAGPISNLLMAIICLALASFLVHSGYIANTPEAIATFLIRMVIINIALFVFNMLPVAPLDGQSVLAGLLPSAWASGFHNISRRFGWIGLILIIVFAGRILARPVELIFTGLKAIVGLS
- a CDS encoding tyrosine recombinase, producing the protein MEQSCDRYLEHLRVERNLSPRTIEAYARDLFGLRTALSDQKVNKPEAVRTLHLTRWLAGLSKQGLTPASQGRALSAVRQFFNFLVVAQKIKQNPTKLLIGPRQRRKLPIVVSRAEADRLMQQSSHTTTPRALRDHAAMELLYASGLRASELCQLQIDELHLSLGVVRPFGKGSKERVVPLGKPAIAALTAYLNQGRPALLKGRPSQYIFIGNRGLPISRMAIFKIIRRLGVQAGIARSLSPHKLRHAFATHLLQGGADLRSVQEMLGHANIATTEIYTHVDTKDLCSVVDRHHPLGKG
- a CDS encoding 3'(2'),5'-bisphosphate nucleotidase CysQ, with translation MVLIDTQTNLDQELKVAKKLAIAAGEIILEHYSQKISVQFKDVSKSDPVTQADKDANQLIVNGLIAEFPHDAILAEESPQSDERYSRYRLWCVDPLDGTREFIERNGQFAVMIGLAIYGKATLGVVYHPTSATLYWGVKSQAFRQHKDEHPVALSSTKNTDLKQARIMVSRSHRSQSVSRVIKTLGITKIEPHGSVGLKVVRIAEGSADVYLSLSNKTQEWDACASEAIITAAGGCMTDALGKPLLYNKTVPNTPHGMLATNSLLHKRCVDAVIPLAQERNWYSE
- a CDS encoding tetratricopeptide repeat protein — encoded protein: MVDADKELIELRREIIEARNQAIKTDNQVKNLSIEIKSFQKRFDSLERRTRIASIGVHIIVATAIIIAAFVIHSALVGSLKSELESTQKATTDIKIKAEKALAHAKQREKEIEKERNLRKKAAASAVKLVTLLDNKQEKEAVDLLEDIELSQLTTLEAKLLERRVSDLRDQAAESAYRLARTAQNKSNHSSAIMGYQRSLKLAPDGRFASAARYYLAAALWSQKRYQEAEPVLRTIIKSNDDAAVIDEARYLLGVTLAALNRREEARKVLTEVQRKGGKFGNYAKGQLASLDKTELSQKTKAKDAQAKPATKLKPKPSAKPANKTNND
- the lepB gene encoding signal peptidase I; translation: MAHCLIWLNEKAVAYKPCETPQLIVNESKPGGEPIPVTANCYNETLPSGKTYKILRSVETEYVATDYGPEVVPKGHVFVLGDNRDNSWDSRMWGFVSVENIIGEPAVIWWSVDPVDGNFRWSRIGQRLSNEYADTRTNNNDTI